The nucleotide sequence GGTCGCCCGGGCCGAGCAGCTCGTCTGGGGGGACCGGTGCGACCGATCGCTCGCCGCGCAGGATCTCGACCAGGTAGACGCCCTGGAGGTTCCGCAGGTTGGCACTGGCGACCGATCGGCCCACGAGGGGGCTGCCGGGAGCGACCAGCATCTCGACGGTGAACTCCCGCACGCTGGCCAGGTCCTCATCGGGTGCGCGGCGGGCGGGGAGCAGCAGCGGGGTGACCAGCACCACCAAGGCCACACCCACCACCGCCACCGGCAGGCCGACCCGGGTGATCTCGAAGACCCCCAGGGCCTCCTGCCCGGCGTCGTGGAGCAGGCCACTAACCACCAGGTTGGTCGAGGTGCCCAGCACGGTGATGACCCCACCGAGGATCGCCGCGTAGCTGAGGGGGATGAGGAAGCGCGACGGGGAGCGGCCGGCTCGGCGAGCCCAGGTGGTGATGCGCGGGGCGAGCATCGCCACCAGCGGGGTGTTGGCGACGAACCCGGAGGCCAGCATGACGGGGAACAGGAACCGGGCCAGGTTTCGCCGCTCGCTCCCACCGCCGCTGCCGAGCGCCCGGCGGGTCAGCCCCGAGAGCGCGCCGGTGATGTCGGCCGCGCCCGCGAGGACGTAGAGCGCGGCCACGGTGAGCGGAGCGATGTTCGAGAAGCCCGAGAAGGCCTGGGACGCGTCGACCACGCCGAGCAGGTACAGGGTCACGACCGCCGCCCCCATCGCCACAGCGGGGGGCACGCGCTCGGTGACGAACACCACCACCAACCCGGCGATCACCGCCAACGTGATCCACGCGTCCGCGCCCATTCCCACCCTTCTCGACCGGAAGTGTGGAGAATAATCCGGACCGGGCGCGGCGACCAGGAGGTCGGCTGGATCAGCCTCGTTGGGTGCCGACGATGCCGACGAAGCTCACCATCTCCCCCGGATAGCCGCCGAGGTTGTGGGTGAGCGCCAGGTGCCGCTCGGTGACGGTTTCGATCTGGCGCTCCGCGGGAGCCTCACCGCGGAGCTGGAGCCAGGCCTCGAACATCATCCGCAGACCCGAGGCACCGACCGGGTGACCGAAGCTCTTCAACCCGCCGTCGGGGTTCACCGGCAGCTCGCCGTGCAGGTCGAAGGTGCCGGCGAGCACCTCCTTCCACGCGGTGCCCCGCTCGGCGAACCCGAGATCCTCCATCAGCACCAGCTCGGTGGGTGTGAAGCAGTCGTGCACCTCCGCCATCGCCAGCTGGTGGCGGGGATCGGTCACCCCGGCCTGCTCGTATGCGTCCCGGGCGCAAGCCACGACCTCGGGGAAGGTGGTGTAGTCGTAATCGGGGTCGAGCAGCCCGCTGCCGTTGCCGGCCACGAACGACAGGGCCTTCACGTACAGCGGTCGATCGGTGTAGCGGTGTGCGTCCTCGGCCCGCACCACGATCGCCGCCGCGGCGCCGTCCGCGACCCCGGCGCAATCGAACACGCCCAGCACCCCGGCGACCGGCGGCGCTGCACAGACCTGCTCCGAGCTGACCTCGCGGCGGAACTGGGCCCGCGGGTTGCGCGCCCCGTTGTAGTGGTTCTTCGACGCGATGCGGGCCAGCGCCTCGCGCAGGGAGGCCTCATCGACCCCGAAGCGCTTCGCATACGCCGGGGCGACCATCGAGAACATCGCGGCTGCGGTGAGCGTGCGGGCGGTACCGTCGTTGGGGATCGGGAAGGCGTTGAGCCCCTGGTAGCCGGAGTCCTTCACCTTCTCCACCCCGATGGCCATGGCCACGTCGTACGCGCCGCTGGCCACCGCGTACGAGGCCTGGCGCAGTGCTTCGGAGCCCGTGGCGCAGAAGTTCTCCACCCGGGTCACGGGCTTACCGTGGAGCTGCAACGGCTTGGCGAGGGTGATGCCGCTCATGCCGGACTGCGCGGTGCCGAGCCAGTAGGCGTCGACGGTGTCCTTGCCGACGCCCGCGGAGCTGAACGCTTCCTGGGCCGCGTCGATCAGCAGGTCGTCCGTGCTCTTGCCGAACGCCTCGGCGAAGGGCGTACAGCCCATGCCGACGATCGCCACCTGATCCTTGATGCCGTGTGATGCCATGGCCCTGCTCCTCAGCTCCGAACCGGGCGTGCCTTCCAGAAGTAGTTGTGGATGCCATCGGCCGAGTTGAGCCGGCGGAACGTCATCTCCACCCGGTCGCCGATGGCGACGTCGGCCTCGTCGACGTCGGTGAGCTCGATGGGGAGTCGTCCACCGCCGTCGAAGTCGACAACGGCGAAGATCACCGGTGGGCTCGGCGAGTAGGCGAGGCGGTCGACGGTGAAGGTGACGATGGTGCCTTCGGTGTCGGCCATGGGGATGGGGTCCATGTCATCGATCGCGTCACCGACCATCGACACCCGGGCCGGCGGGAGGTGCACCGCGCCGCTCGATCGATCCCGGGAGCCGACGAAGGCGTACTTCCACGCCTCCGAGCGCGCGGCCGCCGAGGCCGACACCCGTGCGGGCTCCGGACGCCGGGGGGGATCCAGGGTCAGCATCCCCCGCCAGGAGAGGAACTTGGCGTACGGCAGGCCGGCACCGTTGGCGACCTGCCCCGCCACCGTGCGAGCCGGCCGGTGCGCGGGGAGCGCCTCGGTGGCTCGGAACACGAACGCATCGGCGCCGTCGGCGAGCGACAGCACCGCGATCACCTGGCCGGGCTCGGCTCGATCGAGCGCGGCGGCGAGCAGCAGGCCGGGGTGCGCGGTGCCGCTGTTGCCGACCGAAGCGCCGAGGTCGTCGAGCACCACCTCGTCCCCCACACCGAGCTTGCGCACCGCAGCCCGTACCGCCCTGGTGTGCAGCCCGGTGACCGCGACCAGATCGAGGTCGCCGGGAGCAAGGCCTGCTTCCTGGAGCGCCGCCTTCCACGCCTGCTCGGCCAGCGGGAGGTACTGCAGCTCGCCGAAGCGCTCTTCCCACTGCCTGGAGCGGTTCTCTCCCGGGGTGCGCCAACGGTCGATGAACTCGCTGGTGGCGCTCGCTGCCCCGAGGTACTCGGCGAGGACCGGCGCGCCCTCGTCGCCGTCACCGATGAGCAGCGCGCTCCCCGCATCGCCACCGCCAGCCTCGTCCGCGCTGCCCGGCAGCCCTGTGCGGATGTCCGCCGCGACCACGAGCACCGTGCCCGTCCCGGACAGCGCGGCCCGCCAGGCGACGACTCCCGAACGAGGAGCGCCGCCGAAGTCGGCGGCCGCGGCGTCGGCGTCGAGCCGCAGGGCGGCGTGGATGGCGGTGGCGTTGGTCTTGTCGAGGTAGGCGGGCGACACGGTCGCGAACCACAGCGCGCTCGGCACGATGCCCGCGGGAGCGGCGCGCATGGCCACTCGGCTGGCCTCGACGGCCAGGGTGGTGGTGTCCTCGTCGTAGGAGGCGACCGCACGGGTGCCCTTGCCGCCCCCGCTGCCGAGGAACGCACGGATGTCCGCCCGGTCCAGGCGGCGGTACGGCACGTAGGCGCCGTAGCTCAGGATCCCTCGCATGGCGGCAGTCTAGGACGGATCTGACACCTCATCAGATGCGCAGACGGCACCGGTACGATGCGCCCATGAAGCTGGGTGAGGTGGCGAACGCGCAGGCGATGGCGTATGGGCGACCCCTGGATGGGGTACGGGTGCTGGCCGCCGAGCAGATGCAGGCCCTCCCGTACGCCACCCAGTTGTTGGCCCGGCTCGGGGCCGACGTGGTGAAGGTCGAGCATCCCCGCGACGGTGAGTCCGGGCGGGGCGCCTCACCGGCGATGCTCGATCCCGACGGCCGACCGGTCGGGGCGACGTTCCTGCGCAACAACCTCAACAAGCGCAGCGTGGGCATCGACCTCAAGCGCGACGAGGGGCGCAAGCTCTTCCTCGATCTGGTGCCCCGCTTCGACGTGATCTGCGAGAACTTCAAGCCCGGCACCATGGACCGCATGGGCCTCGGCTACGCGGACGTCGCGGCCGTGCACCCGGGCGCGATCTACCTGTCGATCTCCGGGTTCGGCAACACCGTCGACACCCCCTACCGGTCGTGGCCCGCGTACGCCTCGGTGGTCGAGGCCATGTCGGGGATCTACGAGTACCGCAGCGGCCCCGACCACCCGCCGGTCACCATCCCGGTCGGAGCGCTCGGCGACATCAGCTCGGGGCTGTTCGCGGTGATCGGCGTGCTCGCCGCCCTCCGCCAGCGGGAACGCACCGGCGAGGGGCAGTACGTCGACATCGCCATGTTCGACGCCATGATCTCGATGACCGACATCGTGACGAACTTCTGGTCGATGGGCGTGCGGCCCACCCCCGAGGACCAGGTACCGGTCATCTGCGAGGGCTTCAAGGCCCGCGACGGCTACGTGGTGGTGCAGATCGTGCGCGAGTTCCAGTTCGAGCGTCTCGCCGAGCTGATCGGCCGCCCAGAGTGGAAGCACGACCCGCGCTTCGCCGACCGCTCCGGGTGGATGCCGCATCTCGACACCGTGATCCGGCCGGCGTTCGAAGCGTGGTTGGCCGACCGCACCAAGCTCGAGGCCGCCCGAGAGCTGACCGCAGCCGGCATCGTGGCCGGCCCGAGCAACAGTGCGCCGGACGTGATCGCGGATCCGCACGTGGCCGCCCGCCACATGCTGGTGGAGCTCCCCCGCACCGACGGGGTGGCGGAACCGATCCTGGTGCCGGGCAACCCGGTGAAGCTGTCGAAGATGGCGGAGGGGCCCGAGCGGCGGGTGCCGTGGGTGGGCGAGCACACCAGGGAGGTGCTGGCAGCCGAGTTGGGCCTCGACGACACCCTCCTCGATCAGCTCGCCGCCGACGGGGTCATCTCCCCCTGAGGCCACCCCCTCCCCGAACTGTTCAGCCCGGCGCGGCCCCAGCCCGCGTTCCGATGAACAGTTCGAGAGCACCACCGAACCGTTCAGCCCAGCGCCGCCCCAGCCCGCGTTCCGATGAACAGTTCGAGAGCACCACCGAACCGTTCAGCCCAGCGCGGCCCCAGCCCGCGTTCCGATGAACAGTTCGAGAGCACCACCGAACCGTTCAGCCCAGCGCGGCCCCAGCCCGCGTTTCGCTGAACCGTTCGGGGAGGGGTAGCGTTTTCTGACGGATCATCAGATCCGTCGGCCCGATCGCAGGAGCAGCTGATGGACTTCGAGTTCTCCCAGGAACAACTGGACTTCCTCGCCGAGGTGGAACGGTTCCTCGACGAGAACGACGATCCGGAGGTCTTCGACGTCACCCGGGAGAACATGGCCCAGATCGTCGACACCCCCAAGCGGCGGGCGTTCATGAAGAAGCTGGGCCAGAAGGGCTGGCTCGGCATGACCTGGCCCAAGGAGTATGGGGGCAGTGAGGGCGAGGGCGTCTACGAGTACCTGCTGAACGAGGCGCTCGCGGCGCGAGGCGGCCCCCAGATCGGCAAGGGCGTGGGCATCATCGGCAAGACGCTGATCGCCCACGGCAGCGATTTCCTCAAGCAGAAGTTCCTGCCGATGATCCTCGAGAACGACGTCGAGTTCGCGGTGGGCTACAGCGAACCGAACGCCGGCTCCGACGCAGCGTCCATGAAGCTCAAGGCGGTCCGCCACGAGCAGGACGGCAAGACCGGGTGGCTGCTCAACGGTCAGAAGACCTGGACCACGTCCGCCCACTTCGCCGAGTGGTACTGGCTCGGCACCCGGACCGACCCTGACGACAAGCACCACGGCATCACCTTGATGCTGGTTCCGCTCAACCACCCCAACATCGAGATCCGCCCGATCTGGACGATGGGCGACGAGCGCACCAACGAGGTATTCATCAACGACGTCTTCGTGCCCGACGAGTACGTCGTCGGTGAGGTGAACAAGGGCTTCCAGTACATCAGCCAGGCGCTCGACCTCGAACGCTTCACCATGTTCACCTTCTCCCCGATCAAGCAGCGACTCGACCTGCTCACCGACTACGTGCGCACCGAGACTCGCGACGGCAAGCCGCTCAAGGACGATCCGGTGATCCGCGCCCGCATCGCCCGCCTGCACACCGACGCCGAAGTGGCCCGGGTGATGGGGCTCAAGGTCGTGGCCGAGTCGGTGAAGGGTGAGAAGCAGACGAAGGCCACCGGCAAGCCCACTCCACCGCCCACCGTGGAGTCCTCCGAGTACAAGCTGTACGCCACCGAGTTCTCGAAGCGGCTGGCCAACGCGGCGATGGACATCGCAGCTCCGGGAAGTCAGCTGCGGGTCCACACCGAGGAGGCCCCGATGAAGGGCCGATCGGAGTCGACCTACCGCTACACGGTCATCGACACCATCGGCGGTGGCGCCTCCGAGATCCAGAAGAACATCATCGCCCGCCGCGGTCTCGGCCTCCCCAAGAACTTCTAGGGATGCCCACCCCCGCCCTGGCCGGCACCACGGTCCTCGACTTCTCAACGGTCGGGCCAGCGGCGCGCGCCTCGCGCATCTTGAGCGACTACGGGGCCACCGTGGTGAAGGTCGGAGCGGTGCCCCGCGCCGGCGGGGTCCAGATCATCCCCCCGTACTACGCGTACTCGGGCCACCGGGACATGAAGCGGGTCCGGCTCGACCTGAAGGCTCCCGAGGGTCGCCAAGCCTTCCTCACCCTCGCGGCCGGGGCCGACGTGGTGATCGAGAGCTTCCGGCCTGGCGTCGCCGACCGCCTGGGGGTGGGGTACGAGGACGTGCGAGCGGTCCGACCCGAGATCGTGTACTGCTCGACCAGCGGCTACGGCCAGAGCGGCCCCTACTCCCAGTGGGCCGGCCACGACATCAACTACCTCGCGCTCGGCGGCTACCTCGACTGCAGCGAGCGGGCACCCGACGGCAAGCCGCCGCTGCCCGGCGCGACCGTCGCCGACGCCGCCGGCGGCGGGATGCAGGCAGCGATGGCGGTGATGGCTGCGCTCGTGCGCCGCAGCAGCACCGGTGAGGGCGCCTACCTCGACGTGTCCATCACCGACGGGGTGCTGTCGCTCATGTCGCTCTACATCGACGAGTACCTCGCCACGGGCACCGTTCCGGGGCCGGGCCACTACATCCTCACCGGCCGCTACGCGTGCTACGACACCTATCGGTGTGCCGACGGGAGGTGGGTGGCGGTAGGCGCGATCGAGCCGCACTTCTACGAGAACCTGTGCCGGCGACTGGGTTGCGAGCAGTGGATCGGCCACCAGCTCGACGACGACGTGCAAGATCAGATCCGCGCTGACTTCCGGGCCGCGTTCGCCACCCGGCCTCGCGACGAGTGGGTGGCGGAGCTGGCACCCAACGACACCTGCGTGGCACCCGTGTACTCGGTGCCCGAGCTGGTCAACGACCCGCACCTCACCGCCCGAGGGGTGATCGCCGAGGCGCACCACGAGCGCGAGGGCACGTTCCGGCAGCTCGGCACCCTGCTGGCGGGCACCGACACCGGGCGACGCCACTTCGAGGTGCGCGACGCCGGCGAGACCGATACCGACGATCTGCTCGGCGCGGCCGGCTTCAGCGCCGAGCGGATCCGTGCCTTGCGGGAGAGAGGAGTGGTCGCATGACCAGCCCGGACACCGACCTTCCCGAGGATGTCGCGGCGATGATCGGCAAGGTCCAGTACGAGGTCACCGGCGAGTTCCCGGTCGAGCGGGGCTACATCTGGACCAGCTGCGCGTCCGTCGAGAACGGCAACCCGCTGTTCTGGGACGACCAGGTGGCCGAGGAGATCACCGGCGGTCCGATCGCGCCGCCGACCATGCTGTCGGTGTGGTTCCGGCCCCACCACTGGGCGCCGGGCCGCACCGAGCAGGCGCTGCCGTTGCAGGTCCACTTCGACCTGAAGGAGCGCTTCGACCTGCCCGAGGCGGTGATGACCGACAACACCATCGTCTTCCACGAACCGGTCCGGCCGGGGGATCGGCTCCGCACCCATCAGATCCTGCGCTCGGTGAGTCCACCGAAGACCACCAAGCTCGGCACCGGCCGCTTCTGGGTGATCGACGTCGAGTACTTCAACCAGCGCGACGAGCTGGTGGGGGTCGAGAGCTACACCGGCTTCGGCTACCGGAGGGAACCATGACCACGGTGCTGACGCTCGACGAGGTTCACAAGGGGGACACCCTGCCACCGCTGCACCACGACGTGACCGCCACGACGATCGTGCTGGGTGCGCTCGCCTCCCGTGACTGGCGTCCCATGCACCACGACCACGACTTCGCCGTGAACCGCAACGGCACCCGTGACATCTTCATGAACACCCCGAACCAGGCAGCCTGGTTCGAGCGCTACATCACCGACTGGACCGGCCCGACCGGTCGGCTCGGCCGGATGACGTTCCGCATGAAGGGCTCGGTGTTCCCCGGCGACACGATGACGCTCTCCGGGGTGGTCGAGGACACCAGCGTCGACGAGACCGGGTGCGGCTGGGTCGACCTGCGCATCTCGCTCACCGTCGACGGCGAGCTCAAGACCGAGTGCGCGGCCCGGGTGGCGGTGCCCACCTCCCCTGACGACAACCCCTGGCGCCGCCGCGGCGACCAGTGGAAGCCCTAGGAGACCGCGATGGACCTGGACTTCAGCGATGAGCAGCAGATGCTTCGGGAGATGGTCCGAGGTGTCTGCAACGACTTCGCCTCGCTCGAGGTGGTGCGCCAGTTCGAGGACGACCCGGTCGGGTTCCCCGCTCCGTTCTGGAAGCAGCTCGCCGAGCTCGACCTGATC is from Rhabdothermincola sediminis and encodes:
- a CDS encoding acetyl-CoA acetyltransferase, with product MASHGIKDQVAIVGMGCTPFAEAFGKSTDDLLIDAAQEAFSSAGVGKDTVDAYWLGTAQSGMSGITLAKPLQLHGKPVTRVENFCATGSEALRQASYAVASGAYDVAMAIGVEKVKDSGYQGLNAFPIPNDGTARTLTAAAMFSMVAPAYAKRFGVDEASLREALARIASKNHYNGARNPRAQFRREVSSEQVCAAPPVAGVLGVFDCAGVADGAAAAIVVRAEDAHRYTDRPLYVKALSFVAGNGSGLLDPDYDYTTFPEVVACARDAYEQAGVTDPRHQLAMAEVHDCFTPTELVLMEDLGFAERGTAWKEVLAGTFDLHGELPVNPDGGLKSFGHPVGASGLRMMFEAWLQLRGEAPAERQIETVTERHLALTHNLGGYPGEMVSFVGIVGTQRG
- a CDS encoding OB-fold domain-containing protein, encoding MRGILSYGAYVPYRRLDRADIRAFLGSGGGKGTRAVASYDEDTTTLAVEASRVAMRAAPAGIVPSALWFATVSPAYLDKTNATAIHAALRLDADAAAADFGGAPRSGVVAWRAALSGTGTVLVVAADIRTGLPGSADEAGGGDAGSALLIGDGDEGAPVLAEYLGAASATSEFIDRWRTPGENRSRQWEERFGELQYLPLAEQAWKAALQEAGLAPGDLDLVAVTGLHTRAVRAAVRKLGVGDEVVLDDLGASVGNSGTAHPGLLLAAALDRAEPGQVIAVLSLADGADAFVFRATEALPAHRPARTVAGQVANGAGLPYAKFLSWRGMLTLDPPRRPEPARVSASAAARSEAWKYAFVGSRDRSSGAVHLPPARVSMVGDAIDDMDPIPMADTEGTIVTFTVDRLAYSPSPPVIFAVVDFDGGGRLPIELTDVDEADVAIGDRVEMTFRRLNSADGIHNYFWKARPVRS
- a CDS encoding CaiB/BaiF CoA transferase family protein codes for the protein MKLGEVANAQAMAYGRPLDGVRVLAAEQMQALPYATQLLARLGADVVKVEHPRDGESGRGASPAMLDPDGRPVGATFLRNNLNKRSVGIDLKRDEGRKLFLDLVPRFDVICENFKPGTMDRMGLGYADVAAVHPGAIYLSISGFGNTVDTPYRSWPAYASVVEAMSGIYEYRSGPDHPPVTIPVGALGDISSGLFAVIGVLAALRQRERTGEGQYVDIAMFDAMISMTDIVTNFWSMGVRPTPEDQVPVICEGFKARDGYVVVQIVREFQFERLAELIGRPEWKHDPRFADRSGWMPHLDTVIRPAFEAWLADRTKLEAARELTAAGIVAGPSNSAPDVIADPHVAARHMLVELPRTDGVAEPILVPGNPVKLSKMAEGPERRVPWVGEHTREVLAAELGLDDTLLDQLAADGVISP
- a CDS encoding acyl-CoA dehydrogenase family protein; amino-acid sequence: MDFEFSQEQLDFLAEVERFLDENDDPEVFDVTRENMAQIVDTPKRRAFMKKLGQKGWLGMTWPKEYGGSEGEGVYEYLLNEALAARGGPQIGKGVGIIGKTLIAHGSDFLKQKFLPMILENDVEFAVGYSEPNAGSDAASMKLKAVRHEQDGKTGWLLNGQKTWTTSAHFAEWYWLGTRTDPDDKHHGITLMLVPLNHPNIEIRPIWTMGDERTNEVFINDVFVPDEYVVGEVNKGFQYISQALDLERFTMFTFSPIKQRLDLLTDYVRTETRDGKPLKDDPVIRARIARLHTDAEVARVMGLKVVAESVKGEKQTKATGKPTPPPTVESSEYKLYATEFSKRLANAAMDIAAPGSQLRVHTEEAPMKGRSESTYRYTVIDTIGGGASEIQKNIIARRGLGLPKNF
- a CDS encoding CaiB/BaiF CoA transferase family protein, which encodes MPTPALAGTTVLDFSTVGPAARASRILSDYGATVVKVGAVPRAGGVQIIPPYYAYSGHRDMKRVRLDLKAPEGRQAFLTLAAGADVVIESFRPGVADRLGVGYEDVRAVRPEIVYCSTSGYGQSGPYSQWAGHDINYLALGGYLDCSERAPDGKPPLPGATVADAAGGGMQAAMAVMAALVRRSSTGEGAYLDVSITDGVLSLMSLYIDEYLATGTVPGPGHYILTGRYACYDTYRCADGRWVAVGAIEPHFYENLCRRLGCEQWIGHQLDDDVQDQIRADFRAAFATRPRDEWVAELAPNDTCVAPVYSVPELVNDPHLTARGVIAEAHHEREGTFRQLGTLLAGTDTGRRHFEVRDAGETDTDDLLGAAGFSAERIRALRERGVVA
- a CDS encoding FAS1-like dehydratase domain-containing protein, whose protein sequence is MTSPDTDLPEDVAAMIGKVQYEVTGEFPVERGYIWTSCASVENGNPLFWDDQVAEEITGGPIAPPTMLSVWFRPHHWAPGRTEQALPLQVHFDLKERFDLPEAVMTDNTIVFHEPVRPGDRLRTHQILRSVSPPKTTKLGTGRFWVIDVEYFNQRDELVGVESYTGFGYRREP
- a CDS encoding MaoC/PaaZ C-terminal domain-containing protein: MTTVLTLDEVHKGDTLPPLHHDVTATTIVLGALASRDWRPMHHDHDFAVNRNGTRDIFMNTPNQAAWFERYITDWTGPTGRLGRMTFRMKGSVFPGDTMTLSGVVEDTSVDETGCGWVDLRISLTVDGELKTECAARVAVPTSPDDNPWRRRGDQWKP